Proteins found in one Nostoc sp. NIES-3756 genomic segment:
- a CDS encoding NUDIX domain-containing protein, producing the protein MTKTYKNPAPTVDIIIELIDRPHRPIVLIERHNEPLGWALPGGFVDYGEAVEVGARREAEEETGLQVELVEQLLVYSDPSRDPRQHTISVVFLATAMGEPKAGDDAKGVGIFESWVVPNNLCFDHDRILRDYWRYRHYGIRPRLG; encoded by the coding sequence ATGACTAAGACTTACAAAAATCCTGCACCTACGGTTGATATCATTATTGAATTGATAGACAGACCGCATAGACCGATAGTATTAATTGAGCGACATAACGAGCCTTTGGGTTGGGCGCTTCCTGGGGGTTTTGTGGATTATGGGGAAGCGGTGGAAGTAGGGGCGCGGCGGGAAGCGGAGGAAGAAACGGGGTTACAGGTGGAGTTAGTTGAACAGTTGTTAGTGTATTCTGACCCTAGCCGTGACCCGCGTCAGCATACAATTAGTGTTGTGTTTTTGGCAACGGCGATGGGGGAACCAAAGGCGGGGGATGATGCTAAAGGTGTAGGTATCTTTGAATCTTGGGTTGTACCTAATAATTTATGCTTTGACCACGATCGCATTTTGCGAGATTATTGGCGTTATCGCCATTATGGGATTCGTCCCAGATTGGGCTAA
- a CDS encoding FAD-dependent oxidoreductase, which translates to MPVSNVNINTEQLKVDQTLTRAIVIGSGIAGLVTAQVLTKHFDQVIVIERDCYPEEPASRQGVPQSHQLHVLLTQGQLILEQLFPGLKAELTDKGSPLIDWTADCPLLLPSGWSPRFPSGITTRTCSRNLLESLLRERVANNNAVKFLEKTQVTSLLGNSNHTTITGVQVKDTNGTTAELHAHLVVDASGRSSKTPQWLQTLGYEKPKETVINSFLGYATRLYQFLSSDDINCKALYLMPQAPNHTRGGSLYQVEGDRWMVCLLGVGRDYPPTDEAGFLGFAQSLVSPVVYDAIKHGQPISPIYGYQRTENRWCHYEKLAKSPENFVVLGDAVCAFNPVYGQGMTIATMGALTLDQCLEQQNQWRSHKDLTGLARRFQKQLAKVNEVPWMMATSDDFRWPTTEGGKPNFITRLMHSYLNQVMQTASNNPQVYQVFLEVIHLLKKPTAFFHPSIMMQVLLNKKLTLKQSNSSDVVSDLQVNV; encoded by the coding sequence ATGCCTGTCTCAAACGTAAATATTAATACTGAGCAGCTAAAAGTTGATCAAACTCTAACTCGCGCCATTGTTATTGGTAGCGGTATTGCTGGCTTAGTAACAGCGCAGGTATTGACCAAACACTTTGACCAAGTAATAGTGATTGAACGCGATTGCTATCCCGAAGAACCAGCATCTCGTCAAGGTGTACCCCAATCTCATCAACTCCATGTGCTGCTAACCCAAGGGCAACTAATTTTAGAACAGCTATTTCCGGGTTTAAAAGCAGAATTAACAGATAAGGGATCACCCTTAATTGATTGGACAGCAGATTGTCCATTACTATTACCAAGTGGCTGGAGTCCGCGTTTCCCTTCTGGAATTACCACCCGTACTTGTAGTCGCAATCTGCTAGAAAGTCTGCTACGTGAACGTGTAGCTAATAATAACGCTGTAAAATTTCTCGAAAAGACTCAAGTTACAAGTTTGCTGGGTAATAGTAACCATACAACTATTACAGGAGTTCAAGTTAAAGACACTAACGGCACAACAGCAGAATTACACGCTCATTTGGTTGTAGATGCTTCTGGACGTAGTTCTAAAACACCCCAATGGTTACAAACTTTGGGTTATGAAAAGCCTAAAGAAACAGTAATTAACTCTTTCTTAGGGTATGCTACACGCTTATATCAGTTCTTAAGTAGCGATGATATCAACTGTAAGGCATTGTATCTCATGCCCCAGGCTCCCAATCATACTAGAGGTGGTTCGCTCTATCAAGTCGAGGGCGATCGCTGGATGGTTTGTCTCTTAGGTGTAGGTCGAGACTATCCGCCTACTGATGAAGCTGGTTTTTTGGGATTTGCCCAAAGCTTAGTTAGTCCAGTGGTATATGATGCCATTAAACATGGTCAACCAATATCCCCAATTTATGGCTATCAGCGTACAGAAAATCGCTGGTGTCACTATGAAAAGTTAGCTAAGTCACCTGAAAATTTTGTTGTACTGGGTGATGCTGTTTGTGCCTTCAATCCCGTCTATGGTCAAGGTATGACTATTGCTACTATGGGTGCTTTAACTCTAGATCAGTGCCTTGAGCAGCAAAATCAGTGGCGTTCTCACAAAGATTTAACAGGTTTAGCGCGACGCTTCCAAAAACAGTTGGCTAAAGTTAACGAAGTTCCTTGGATGATGGCCACTAGTGATGATTTTCGCTGGCCGACGACTGAAGGCGGAAAACCAAACTTCATCACTCGATTAATGCACAGCTATCTTAATCAAGTCATGCAGACTGCTAGTAATAATCCCCAGGTGTACCAAGTTTTTCTGGAAGTTATACATTTACTCAAGAAACCAACTGCGTTTTTTCACCCAAGTATTATGATGCAGGTTTTGTTAAACAAGAAGTTAACACTCAAGCAATCAAATTCTTCTGATGTTGTCTCTGATTTACAAGTGAATGTGTAG
- a CDS encoding metal ABC transporter ATP-binding protein: MRIANFSLATDSTFESVNTHTATAAINISHLGVHYRTQEALRDVNCIVKPGRLTGIFGPNGAGKSTLMKAMLGLVPVSSGRVLYQDKPLMQQLGKVAYVPQRSQIDWTYPATVWDVVMMGRVKKTGWLRSFSAVSRQVTKNALERVGMIDYCDRPIGQLSGGQQQRVFLARALAQQADIFCFDEPFVGIDQKTQTVIFEVFHELAVDKKIVLVVNHDLGESISHFDDLILLNRELIATGSRQQVLTEENLSHAYGGKVIYFADAA; this comes from the coding sequence ATGCGTATTGCGAACTTTTCCTTAGCTACTGATTCCACCTTTGAATCAGTTAACACTCATACAGCAACAGCAGCAATTAACATCTCTCATTTAGGAGTACATTACCGTACCCAGGAAGCTTTGCGGGATGTTAACTGTATTGTCAAACCGGGACGACTGACAGGAATATTTGGCCCTAACGGCGCAGGTAAAAGCACTCTGATGAAAGCGATGTTAGGTTTGGTTCCCGTCAGCAGTGGTAGGGTACTGTATCAAGACAAACCCTTAATGCAGCAGTTGGGTAAAGTTGCTTATGTTCCCCAACGTAGCCAAATTGACTGGACTTACCCCGCGACAGTTTGGGATGTGGTGATGATGGGTAGAGTTAAGAAAACAGGGTGGTTGCGAAGTTTCTCGGCTGTGAGTCGCCAAGTTACTAAAAACGCCTTAGAACGGGTGGGAATGATTGATTATTGCGATCGCCCTATCGGACAATTATCAGGGGGACAACAGCAAAGAGTATTTTTAGCTAGGGCTTTAGCACAGCAAGCAGACATATTCTGTTTTGATGAACCATTTGTAGGTATTGATCAAAAAACTCAAACAGTAATTTTTGAAGTCTTCCATGAACTAGCGGTGGATAAAAAAATTGTCCTAGTAGTTAACCACGATTTAGGCGAATCTATCAGTCATTTCGATGATTTAATCTTATTAAATCGGGAATTAATCGCCACAGGTTCCCGTCAACAGGTACTAACAGAAGAAAACCTCAGTCATGCTTATGGTGGTAAAGTCATCTACTTTGCCGATGCAGCATAA
- a CDS encoding cysteine desulfurase-like protein, whose amino-acid sequence MEALDLKWIRAQFPALTQKINGQPAIFFDGPGGTQVPGSVLDAISDYLVRSNANAHGYFATSARTDALIIAARTAIADFLGCHSDEVVFGANMTTLTFSLSRAIGRTLQPGDEIIVTRLDHSANISSWSALAEQGATIRFVDIKADDCTLDMSDLEQQINSRTKLVAVTYASNAVGTINDIATIVKLAHAVGALVFVDAVHYAPHGPINVHGLGCDFLACSAYKFFGPHVGILYGKREHLANLQPYKVSPAPDEVPSRWETGTLNFEGLAGVVAAVNYLAKLGCHVSPTIDQELVSALIEADREGLEHFHCPRFLTSSEKPAHEIASAYHSRRAALVAAMSAIGQYERELSHKLISGLLEIPGLTIYGITNPERFAWRTPTVAIRLQGKSPVTVAKELGDRGIFSWHGNFYALNLTERLGVEADGGLLRLGLVHYNSVDEILQLLQALKEISQ is encoded by the coding sequence ATGGAAGCTTTAGACCTGAAATGGATACGCGCTCAGTTTCCAGCACTTACACAAAAAATTAACGGACAACCAGCAATATTTTTTGATGGCCCCGGGGGAACACAAGTTCCGGGATCTGTTCTAGATGCTATCAGTGATTATTTAGTTAGGTCAAATGCTAATGCTCATGGGTATTTTGCGACCAGTGCGCGGACTGATGCTTTAATTATCGCCGCTAGGACTGCGATCGCTGATTTTTTGGGTTGTCATAGTGATGAGGTGGTTTTTGGCGCGAATATGACCACACTCACGTTCAGTTTAAGCCGAGCTATTGGGCGGACACTGCAACCAGGTGATGAAATTATCGTCACAAGGCTTGACCATTCGGCTAATATTTCTTCCTGGTCTGCTTTGGCAGAACAAGGTGCAACTATTCGCTTTGTCGATATCAAAGCCGATGATTGCACCTTAGATATGAGTGATTTAGAGCAGCAAATTAATTCCCGCACTAAGTTAGTAGCAGTTACTTATGCTTCCAATGCTGTAGGTACAATCAATGATATTGCCACCATTGTTAAACTAGCTCATGCTGTGGGTGCGTTGGTATTTGTCGATGCAGTCCATTATGCACCCCACGGGCCGATTAATGTTCATGGTTTGGGGTGTGACTTCCTCGCCTGTTCCGCTTACAAATTCTTCGGCCCCCACGTAGGCATTTTGTATGGTAAGCGAGAACATCTAGCTAATTTGCAACCTTATAAAGTCAGTCCAGCACCAGATGAGGTTCCATCGCGCTGGGAAACCGGAACCCTGAATTTTGAAGGACTGGCGGGTGTGGTAGCGGCGGTTAATTATTTGGCGAAATTAGGCTGTCATGTCTCCCCGACAATTGACCAAGAGCTAGTTTCTGCATTGATTGAGGCTGATAGGGAAGGCTTGGAGCATTTTCACTGTCCCCGGTTTTTAACATCATCGGAAAAACCAGCACATGAAATTGCCTCAGCTTATCACAGCCGTCGCGCTGCTTTAGTTGCTGCGATGTCAGCCATTGGGCAATATGAAAGAGAATTAAGCCATAAGCTAATTTCTGGTTTGTTGGAAATTCCTGGCTTAACTATATACGGTATTACCAATCCAGAACGCTTTGCTTGGCGGACACCAACAGTAGCAATTCGCCTGCAAGGCAAAAGTCCTGTAACTGTTGCCAAAGAATTAGGCGATCGCGGTATCTTCTCTTGGCATGGTAACTTTTATGCCTTAAATCTCACTGAGAGGCTGGGAGTAGAAGCCGATGGCGGTTTATTGCGCCTGGGATTAGTACACTACAATTCAGTAGATGAAATTCTGCAATTATTACAAGCTTTAAAGGAAATTAGTCAATAG
- a CDS encoding metal ABC transporter permease codes for MLEALIEPLQYGFMQRSLAIAILVGLLCAVVGSYLMVQRLALLGDAISHSVLPGLAIAFMIGANIFVGAFIAGVISTIAIAWIRTRSPIKEDAAMGIVFSAFFALGVTLITIIQKDNKIDLNHFLFGNILGVTLDEVRDTAIIAAIVLIVVFFLYKELLFYTFDPLGAQAAGLPVNKLNFGLMLLIALTIVASMKAVGVILVLSLLITPGATAYLLVKRLHQVMILGAGIGVFSSISGMYLSYFYNLPSGPAIVLVVSGLFLLALLFSPKHGVLIPSTYQK; via the coding sequence ATGCTAGAAGCTTTAATTGAGCCTTTGCAATATGGCTTTATGCAGCGATCGTTAGCGATTGCGATTTTGGTAGGTTTATTATGTGCGGTTGTGGGTAGTTACCTGATGGTGCAAAGATTGGCGCTGTTGGGTGATGCTATCAGCCACTCAGTTTTGCCAGGACTAGCGATCGCTTTTATGATTGGCGCTAATATATTTGTGGGTGCATTTATTGCTGGGGTGATAAGTACGATTGCGATCGCTTGGATTAGGACGCGATCGCCAATTAAAGAAGATGCTGCAATGGGTATAGTGTTTTCTGCTTTTTTTGCCCTTGGTGTTACCCTAATTACGATTATTCAAAAAGATAATAAAATTGATTTGAATCACTTCTTATTTGGTAATATTCTTGGGGTTACTCTTGACGAAGTACGCGATACAGCCATCATTGCTGCGATCGTTTTAATAGTAGTCTTTTTCTTATACAAAGAACTATTATTTTACACCTTTGATCCGTTAGGCGCTCAAGCCGCAGGCTTACCAGTAAATAAGCTCAACTTTGGACTAATGCTGCTGATTGCCTTAACAATTGTTGCCAGCATGAAAGCTGTAGGAGTAATTTTAGTTTTATCACTATTAATTACACCAGGAGCAACCGCTTATCTATTAGTTAAACGCTTGCACCAAGTCATGATTTTAGGTGCAGGTATTGGCGTATTTTCTAGTATTAGTGGGATGTACCTTAGCTACTTTTATAATTTACCCTCTGGCCCAGCAATTGTTTTAGTAGTTTCAGGACTGTTTTTATTAGCATTATTGTTTAGTCCTAAACATGGGGTTTTGATACCAAGCACATATCAGAAATAG
- the moaA gene encoding GTP 3',8-cyclase MoaA, with translation MNQVDYLRISLIDRCNFRCQYCMPEGSELDYILKQQLLTDEELLTLIQEVFIPVGFSRFRLTGGEPLLRPRVVDLVKAIASLPQTQDLSLTTNGFLLAPLAQNLYNAGLRRINISLDSLDPHIFDQIIGSRGRSRWQQVWDGILEAHRVGFDPLKLNVVVIPGVNDHEVLDLAALTIDKQWHVRFIEFMPIGNGELFGDRGWVSSAELRHQIRDRWGLTDSQVRGAGPADVFQIPGAKGTLGFISQMSECFCDRCNRMRLSADGWLRPCLLNETGQLDLKTSLRAGVSTSQLREQVKELLALKPEINFKGRDSGTTGTYTRTMSQIGG, from the coding sequence ATGAACCAGGTAGACTACCTCCGCATTAGCCTAATAGATCGCTGCAATTTTCGTTGTCAATACTGTATGCCAGAGGGGTCTGAGCTAGACTATATCCTCAAGCAACAGTTATTAACTGATGAGGAATTGCTAACTTTAATTCAAGAAGTATTTATTCCTGTTGGTTTTAGCCGCTTTCGGTTGACGGGGGGAGAACCTTTGCTGCGTCCCCGTGTTGTGGATTTGGTAAAAGCGATCGCCTCTTTACCCCAAACCCAAGACCTCTCACTTACTACTAACGGCTTTTTACTAGCACCCCTAGCACAAAACCTCTACAATGCTGGTTTACGCCGCATCAATATCAGTTTAGATTCCCTCGATCCACATATATTTGACCAAATTATCGGTAGTCGGGGGCGTTCTCGCTGGCAACAAGTTTGGGATGGTATTCTAGAAGCTCACCGCGTAGGCTTTGACCCATTAAAGCTAAATGTAGTAGTAATTCCTGGTGTCAACGACCACGAAGTCCTTGATTTAGCCGCTTTAACTATTGATAAACAATGGCATGTGCGGTTTATTGAGTTTATGCCTATTGGTAACGGTGAATTATTTGGCGATCGCGGTTGGGTATCTTCCGCCGAACTCCGCCACCAAATCCGCGATCGCTGGGGCTTGACAGATTCCCAAGTTCGTGGCGCTGGCCCGGCTGATGTCTTTCAAATCCCTGGAGCAAAAGGCACATTAGGATTTATTAGTCAGATGTCGGAGTGTTTTTGCGATCGCTGTAACCGGATGCGTCTTTCTGCTGATGGCTGGCTACGTCCTTGCTTATTAAACGAAACTGGTCAACTTGACTTAAAAACTTCTCTACGTGCTGGTGTCAGCACAAGTCAATTACGGGAGCAAGTGAAAGAATTATTAGCATTGAAACCAGAGATTAATTTTAAAGGACGCGACTCTGGTACTACAGGAACCTATACCCGCACCATGTCGCAGATTGGAGGGTAA
- a CDS encoding aromatic ring-hydroxylating dioxygenase subunit alpha translates to MSSLSQTMPSHDVRQLGINLNYWYVVARSSEVNDKPLSVTLWHQAIALYRDSEGQIHALEDRCPHRQVKLSHGQVIGNELECAYHGWRFNHHGECAAVPYLAENQKLPNCTIRRYPVKEQDGFIWLFPGDGEPSVEPLGLPEWDHLNYIASVAIINCQAHYSYLIENLMDMYHGHLHQDLQAWAEAELQDIDETDERVDAHYQAQSYYKIDKIWSISQLFFPALRRLHPEPLDVSYIYPHWKSTLGKDFVIYCLLCPVNETQTKAYLIHFTSLNSFWRLHKLPVWFRRFVKDSLFNAAKKFLDGLVVQDVQMIEEEQQAYLQNPQRRNYELNRALVSVQRLMKNQASS, encoded by the coding sequence ATGTCCTCTCTGTCTCAAACTATGCCCAGTCATGATGTTCGCCAGTTGGGTATTAACCTTAATTATTGGTACGTAGTTGCACGTAGTAGTGAAGTTAATGATAAACCTTTGAGCGTGACACTGTGGCATCAGGCGATCGCACTTTATCGAGACAGTGAAGGACAAATTCACGCTTTAGAAGACCGTTGTCCGCACCGACAAGTTAAACTTAGTCACGGTCAAGTTATTGGTAATGAGTTGGAATGTGCTTATCATGGTTGGCGCTTCAATCATCATGGTGAATGTGCAGCCGTTCCTTACTTAGCAGAAAATCAGAAACTCCCAAACTGCACAATTCGCCGCTATCCAGTGAAAGAACAGGACGGTTTTATTTGGTTATTTCCCGGTGATGGAGAACCATCTGTAGAACCTTTGGGTTTACCAGAATGGGATCATTTGAATTACATTGCTAGTGTGGCAATTATTAACTGTCAGGCTCATTATTCTTATTTAATTGAAAATCTGATGGATATGTATCACGGGCATCTACATCAGGATTTACAAGCTTGGGCAGAAGCAGAATTACAAGATATTGATGAAACTGATGAGCGTGTAGATGCTCATTATCAAGCTCAAAGTTATTACAAAATAGATAAAATTTGGTCTATTTCTCAGTTATTTTTCCCAGCTTTGCGGCGCTTACATCCTGAACCTTTGGATGTCAGTTATATATATCCCCACTGGAAGTCTACCTTGGGTAAAGATTTTGTGATTTACTGTCTGTTGTGTCCGGTAAATGAGACACAAACAAAAGCTTATCTAATTCATTTCACATCATTAAATTCCTTTTGGCGATTGCATAAATTGCCTGTATGGTTCCGGCGCTTTGTTAAAGATAGTTTGTTTAATGCAGCTAAAAAATTTCTCGATGGTCTGGTAGTTCAAGATGTACAGATGATAGAAGAAGAACAGCAGGCGTATTTACAAAATCCCCAAAGACGTAACTATGAGTTGAATCGGGCTTTAGTTAGCGTGCAGAGGTTGATGAAGAATCAAGCATCATCATAA
- a CDS encoding HAD family hydrolase, with product MTASNPTILALDFDGVICDGLIEYFEVAWRTYCQIWSSANDTPPDDLALRFYRLRPVIETGWEMPILIKALMDGYFDDQILEEWTSITPKILLDSKLQAREIATKLDGLRDEWIANDLDGWLSLHRFYQGIIEKLKITLASEVKLYIVTTKEGRFVKQLLQQEGIDLPPAAIFGKEVKRPKYEILRELIQAADHKPVSLWFVEDRLKTLQLVQQQTDLADVKLFLADWGYNTQAERKAAQTDTQIQLLSLSQFVKDFSCWV from the coding sequence ATGACCGCAAGTAATCCTACAATTTTAGCCCTGGACTTTGATGGAGTAATTTGCGACGGACTAATCGAGTATTTTGAGGTAGCCTGGCGTACTTATTGTCAAATTTGGTCGTCTGCTAATGACACACCACCAGATGATTTAGCTTTAAGATTCTATCGTCTGCGGCCTGTCATTGAAACAGGTTGGGAAATGCCCATTTTAATTAAAGCATTGATGGATGGGTATTTTGATGATCAGATTCTTGAAGAATGGACAAGTATTACCCCAAAGATTCTGCTAGATAGCAAGTTACAAGCAAGAGAAATTGCGACAAAATTAGACGGCTTGCGTGATGAGTGGATTGCTAACGATTTAGATGGGTGGCTGAGTCTGCATAGATTCTATCAGGGTATAATCGAAAAACTTAAAATCACTCTCGCCAGTGAAGTTAAGTTATATATTGTCACTACGAAAGAAGGACGTTTCGTAAAACAGTTATTGCAGCAAGAAGGTATAGATTTACCACCAGCCGCAATTTTTGGCAAAGAAGTAAAGCGTCCTAAATATGAAATTCTCCGGGAGTTAATTCAAGCAGCAGATCATAAACCCGTGAGTTTATGGTTTGTGGAAGATAGACTCAAGACATTACAGCTAGTCCAACAGCAAACCGACCTAGCAGATGTCAAGCTTTTCTTAGCAGACTGGGGGTATAATACCCAAGCAGAGAGAAAAGCCGCCCAAACCGATACGCAAATCCAGTTATTGTCTCTGTCTCAATTTGTTAAAGATTTTTCATGCTGGGTTTGA
- a CDS encoding DNA double-strand break repair nuclease NurA has translation MLDLTKLARQMQGLSQHLSLEAVASRQRLELAQQHLRKAIDFQQELIERQEKWRDRILFANATPLEPLNTRLDIPTPPKLHTVIATDGSQIAPSHHEIAYCYLLNIGRVVLHYGQNRYPILDSIPEVFYRQEDLYMSRKWGIRTEEWMSFLRTASEAIVLAELACSAHEGSGEWGSRGAEEQKSRGEISSSNTPSSPPSPPTPPTLAMVDGSLIYWFLEQLPQDARDHILPPILEAWQQMRNAQIPLMGYVSASRNVEAVNFLRLMACPHTAPDCASYCPNQLEKVPCKVFDPLRDTALWTTQLQPGQRGPLWRSNARILELYEDHTTYFCYVHVGTEIARIEVPAWVAKDTDMFDQALGLMLAQVQKGYGYPVAIAEAHNQAVVRGGDKTRFFALLEKQMIKAGLKNVGTSYKEARKRGSIA, from the coding sequence ATGCTAGACCTGACGAAATTAGCGCGACAAATGCAGGGTTTAAGCCAGCATCTATCCCTAGAAGCTGTGGCTAGTCGCCAACGTTTGGAGTTGGCGCAACAGCATCTAAGAAAGGCTATCGATTTTCAACAAGAGTTGATTGAACGTCAGGAAAAGTGGCGCGATCGCATTCTCTTTGCTAATGCTACACCCCTTGAGCCGCTTAATACTCGTCTAGATATTCCCACTCCTCCCAAGCTGCATACCGTCATCGCTACCGATGGTTCACAAATTGCTCCTAGTCATCACGAAATTGCTTACTGTTACCTACTAAATATCGGTAGGGTAGTTCTACACTACGGACAAAATCGCTACCCCATACTCGATAGCATACCAGAGGTATTTTATCGCCAAGAAGATTTATATATGTCCCGCAAGTGGGGCATTAGAACTGAGGAATGGATGAGTTTCCTCCGCACTGCTAGTGAGGCAATTGTCTTGGCTGAACTGGCTTGTAGCGCACATGAGGGGAGTGGAGAGTGGGGAAGCAGAGGAGCAGAGGAGCAGAAGAGCAGAGGAGAAATATCTAGCTCAAATACTCCCTCATCTCCCCCATCTCCCCCCACTCCCCCAACTCTCGCAATGGTGGATGGTTCATTAATTTACTGGTTTTTAGAACAGTTACCCCAAGATGCACGAGATCATATCCTACCTCCCATTTTGGAAGCATGGCAGCAAATGCGTAATGCCCAAATTCCTCTGATGGGTTATGTTAGCGCCTCTCGGAATGTGGAAGCGGTGAATTTCTTGCGTTTGATGGCTTGTCCTCATACTGCACCTGATTGTGCTAGCTATTGTCCCAATCAATTAGAAAAGGTTCCCTGTAAAGTATTTGACCCTTTACGTGATACAGCATTGTGGACAACGCAACTTCAACCAGGACAGCGTGGCCCCTTATGGCGTAGTAATGCCAGGATTTTAGAACTGTACGAAGACCACACTACATACTTTTGCTATGTTCATGTTGGTACAGAAATTGCGCGGATAGAAGTTCCAGCTTGGGTAGCTAAAGATACAGATATGTTTGACCAAGCTCTAGGCTTGATGCTGGCACAGGTGCAGAAAGGATATGGTTATCCAGTAGCGATCGCCGAAGCTCACAACCAAGCCGTAGTCAGAGGCGGCGATAAAACCCGATTCTTCGCCTTACTAGAAAAACAAATGATTAAAGCCGGTTTGAAAAATGTTGGTACTTCTTATAAAGAAGCTAGGAAGCGTGGGAGTATCGCTTAA
- a CDS encoding RidA family protein, translating into MAHQIIRTDKAPAPVGPYNQAIAASGKILFVAGQIALDPTTGAVVGEGDVKQQTEQVFANLHAILQAAGLKFSNVVKTTVFLADMDDFATVNAVYAQYFDEATAPARACVEVARLPKDVLVEIECIAVIPER; encoded by the coding sequence ATGGCTCATCAAATTATTCGTACTGATAAAGCACCCGCACCAGTAGGGCCTTATAATCAAGCGATCGCTGCCTCCGGTAAAATACTTTTTGTCGCTGGACAAATTGCCCTTGACCCCACTACAGGCGCAGTTGTGGGTGAAGGAGATGTCAAACAGCAAACAGAACAAGTGTTTGCTAATCTCCATGCCATCTTACAAGCTGCTGGACTCAAATTTTCTAATGTAGTCAAAACAACTGTGTTCTTAGCGGATATGGATGACTTTGCAACCGTGAATGCAGTTTATGCCCAGTATTTTGACGAAGCTACAGCGCCAGCGCGTGCTTGCGTAGAAGTTGCGCGTTTACCAAAAGATGTGTTGGTAGAAATTGAATGTATTGCTGTTATTCCTGAAAGATAG
- a CDS encoding metal ABC transporter substrate-binding protein — MNTITHSKAGYYWKPIVAIVLALLVEGCAAVNSSRNTPDAGGKPRVVATSTIIADLAQEVGGKEIQLTGILKPGADPHVYEPVPADSRFLEEADLILYNGYNLEPGLIKLMNAAGGKARKLAVGEVVKPLQLDKGRGEVVPDPHIWGSAENAAAMVNSIRDALIELSPKDREKYTQRAAQLTNELKQLHAWINQQIQTIPPDKRKLVTTHDAFQYYGRAYGLAIAGTLIGISTEEQPSAQTVQKLVDSIKKTDVPAIFAETTINPALIKTVAQEAGIKLSPNQLYSDSIGAKGSNGDSYIKMMEANTRAIVEALGGKYTPFQLKK; from the coding sequence ATGAATACAATCACTCACTCAAAAGCCGGATATTACTGGAAGCCAATAGTAGCAATAGTTTTAGCACTTTTGGTAGAAGGATGTGCCGCAGTTAACTCAAGCCGTAATACTCCAGATGCAGGGGGGAAACCGCGAGTAGTGGCGACTAGTACCATCATTGCTGATTTAGCCCAGGAAGTCGGGGGAAAGGAAATCCAATTAACAGGCATCCTGAAACCAGGGGCTGATCCTCACGTTTACGAACCAGTACCAGCCGATAGTAGATTTTTAGAAGAAGCCGATTTGATTTTATACAACGGCTACAACTTAGAACCAGGGCTGATTAAGTTGATGAATGCGGCTGGAGGTAAAGCACGGAAGTTAGCCGTGGGTGAAGTTGTCAAGCCGTTACAATTGGATAAAGGCAGAGGCGAAGTAGTTCCCGATCCTCACATTTGGGGGAGTGCAGAAAACGCGGCTGCTATGGTTAATAGTATTCGAGATGCTTTGATTGAGTTATCTCCCAAAGACAGAGAGAAATATACTCAGAGGGCGGCACAGCTTACAAATGAGTTAAAACAACTTCATGCCTGGATTAATCAACAAATACAGACCATTCCCCCAGATAAACGTAAGCTGGTAACAACACATGATGCTTTTCAATATTATGGACGAGCATACGGGCTGGCGATCGCAGGTACATTAATCGGTATCAGCACAGAAGAACAACCAAGCGCCCAAACAGTGCAGAAACTAGTAGATTCGATTAAGAAAACAGATGTCCCGGCAATTTTTGCCGAAACTACAATTAATCCTGCCCTAATTAAAACCGTTGCTCAAGAAGCAGGCATAAAATTATCACCAAATCAACTTTATTCTGATTCCATTGGGGCTAAAGGTAGTAATGGAGATTCATATATTAAAATGATGGAAGCGAATACCCGTGCGATCGTTGAAGCATTGGGAGGAAAATATACACCTTTTCAACTAAAGAAATAA